The Candidatus Nitrosocosmicus franklandus genome contains a region encoding:
- a CDS encoding 30S ribosomal protein S19e: MAKVFDVPANELISKLTEQLKKDKKINPPEWASYVKTGPHVEKVPQNRDWWYTRCASLARKVYLHGPIGISDLKSYYGGRKRIGYNLDHHKDAGGAIIRKALQQLELSGYVEKKAKGRVISNEGMKRLDRLATEIFKEISKMDKNLERYA, translated from the coding sequence ATGGCTAAGGTATTTGATGTTCCAGCAAACGAATTGATATCAAAATTAACGGAGCAGTTAAAAAAAGATAAGAAAATAAACCCTCCAGAATGGGCCAGCTATGTAAAAACTGGTCCACATGTAGAAAAAGTTCCGCAAAATAGAGACTGGTGGTATACAAGATGTGCTTCGCTAGCAAGAAAGGTATATTTACATGGCCCTATTGGAATATCAGATTTAAAAAGTTACTATGGAGGAAGGAAAAGAATAGGATATAATTTGGATCACCATAAAGATGCCGGTGGTGCAATAATTAGAAAGGCATTGCAACAATTAGAATTATCTGGATATGTTGAGAAGAAAGCAAAAGGCAGAGTTATATCAAACGAAGGGATGAAAAGACTAGACAGACTAGCCACTGAAATTTTCAAAGAAATATCAAAGATGGACAAGAATTTAGAACGATATGCATAA
- a CDS encoding DNA-binding protein, whose protein sequence is MSGLPQSHQPSDDEIKRQQAEAEAMKQRALAMLLDSEARQRLTNIKMVKPELAAAVENYLINAATTGRLNRALTDNELKQILLTLQQPKREFKINRR, encoded by the coding sequence ATGTCAGGTCTACCTCAATCTCATCAACCCTCAGATGATGAAATCAAAAGACAACAGGCCGAAGCAGAGGCAATGAAGCAAAGAGCACTAGCAATGTTGTTAGATTCGGAGGCAAGACAGAGACTTACAAATATAAAAATGGTAAAACCAGAACTTGCTGCAGCAGTCGAAAATTATCTAATTAATGCAGCTACTACAGGACGGCTAAATAGAGCCCTCACCGATAACGAGTTAAAACAAATACTGTTGACTTTACAACAACCAAAGAGAGAGTTTAAGATTAACAGAAGATAA
- a CDS encoding zinc-binding dehydrogenase, translated as MKAAVFREYNKDPTKVVKIEDIDVPKIRPNEVLIKVESSAYNYNDLWAIWGEPVKTPLPHISGSDVAGTVVEIGQDVTKFKVGDRVVSHSNMSCRVCDQCTSGREYDCKERQIWGFQTGPLWGGFAQYTHLPEVNVAKLPDNVSFDDAAAVSMVGMTSWHMLVGRAKIIPGQTVLIMGGTSGVGMVGIQIAKLYNCNVIATAGNQQKMDKCLELGADHVVNHREADWYKKVREITKKEGVDVVFEHIGKNVFPQEVGLLKMGGTLVATGATTGYDSTIDLRYLFFKGTNLLGSTQGTKAELEQVIYWTSKGKIKPVIHTSLPFSNMVEGHVMMAGAEQIGKIITNPQKL; from the coding sequence ATGAAAGCAGCTGTATTTAGAGAGTATAACAAAGATCCAACCAAAGTAGTGAAAATTGAAGACATTGATGTCCCAAAAATAAGACCTAATGAAGTTTTGATTAAAGTTGAATCTTCAGCATACAATTATAATGATTTATGGGCAATTTGGGGAGAGCCAGTTAAGACTCCACTTCCCCATATATCTGGAAGTGATGTTGCAGGAACAGTGGTAGAGATTGGTCAAGATGTGACCAAATTTAAAGTGGGAGATAGAGTTGTATCTCACTCTAACATGAGTTGCAGGGTGTGCGATCAGTGCACATCAGGCAGAGAATATGATTGCAAAGAAAGACAAATTTGGGGATTTCAGACAGGTCCCTTATGGGGTGGATTTGCACAATATACACATCTTCCGGAAGTTAATGTTGCAAAATTGCCAGATAATGTTTCATTTGATGATGCGGCCGCGGTGTCTATGGTAGGCATGACATCCTGGCATATGCTGGTTGGACGTGCTAAAATTATTCCAGGTCAAACCGTTTTGATAATGGGAGGAACAAGCGGAGTAGGAATGGTAGGGATTCAAATTGCAAAATTATACAATTGTAATGTAATTGCAACAGCTGGAAATCAGCAAAAAATGGATAAATGTTTAGAATTGGGCGCGGATCATGTAGTAAATCACAGGGAAGCTGACTGGTACAAAAAGGTAAGAGAGATCACAAAGAAAGAAGGCGTCGACGTCGTATTTGAACACATTGGAAAGAACGTATTTCCGCAAGAGGTAGGCTTACTAAAGATGGGCGGTACCCTCGTAGCAACAGGAGCCACAACTGGGTATGATTCAACCATCGATTTGAGGTATTTGTTCTTTAAGGGAACTAATCTATTGGGCTCAACACAGGGAACCAAAGCAGAATTAGAACAAGTAATTTATTGGACAAGCAAGGGAAAAATAAAACCAGTCATTCACACATCATTGCCCTTTTCCAATATGGTTGAAGGTCATGTGATGATGGCCGGTGCTGAACAGATAGGAAAGATAATTACTAATCCCCAAAAACTTTAA